One genomic region from Drosophila subpulchrella strain 33 F10 #4 breed RU33 chromosome 2R, RU_Dsub_v1.1 Primary Assembly, whole genome shotgun sequence encodes:
- the LOC119549185 gene encoding protein lingerer isoform X1 codes for MSTQTRSGGGGGGGHTRNQKKSNASHSGGGGTGHDGVSHAAAAGKKGGQDASKTDKPEKAQPKATTEQLRIAQITNSTTEDPQINEKVTLLLTMTQRSEEEVCCALNECDYDLEAAANFLIEELPQGAFAKYEKKRKNKAANTTADGAAGDGDWADGNANADKREKSRNRSSNRGGTRGSTDSRGWRGRETRENERNQRESREPRSGGDRGEDRTNDNYRGQRNGGPRSGPGGGGRGGGFVSRSGRGGGRMGGRTGGPRGDRGSGGTGGGYGPRSGNANEDHHEVELWDNTIAQNAEKQQQAHDDAWGDWNNEEYEGSLKDSKVFTTSNLATQTAASVVSGTGASGTGASTVAGSELSAPPGLEHQLVQQGSLLEESSSSGPVPVTPPATLTGSATTPLLQYSAAVSNPPPQLQSQGTQSGAGTGASAAAGGGAGSTPSSFVSASPDTFSSAASAAATLVHQVQQQQQLQQQQTTPIKPSATLSVEQSQYFNSLASQGVSPGSAAVQPAPAGYTQNPVAAYSQTSTSVGVSQYPNTYANVFASGAGAGAGPGEQSQQQPQVRRTRVKLPPPSKIPASAVEMPGDNALNNIGYLDVQFGALDFGTDDGFEALPEKVGSGFSIDGQQQQQQPDDYQSKSQQQQQQQQATLAAGLQSSQISDALSAAGYTSRSTAQQQQQGVSSAVNATTALDQLAKSDPYGQTAGSGNAYQNAYQSSGAGKTTSGYPTTAPGGYSSSTYANVQSSVASSYQQQGYGSYQPSSYQQQAGTGAQSGTGAVAGGGGAATQNIPVGGSSSQNSTSGNASSAYLTSGYSTPQSAYQSSQSVYGNTGLSNNSGFAGSASNASSQYANFSASAKLKDATSASSAAHYDSVSTSSGVSSSSGSTGNGGAVSGQAGANQAVVSNNNVSGSSSVSNVTAGVASGNVAGVGGGVSQSGVSSGVGVAGGSAASVGVNVNNNSSSASSVGAAAVAQTATGTTAAVLASLTNKNSSSSNSSGSGGSVATTAGNAGGPGAGASTGGVGGASGAGGAGSGGGSGSGLVPTNIQMVSQYIQTGLPYYQQPVYSYEELQMMQQRVPHVQGYYDLNYPPASLGAGRDNLGSVTYSAMNDGRFARTDNNSSPVGNVSSTMSQQAGSSAPMLNVPYAYFYGGNVMPGSFQYGTPAIYPQIPAANTASGQQFPKPSYSAGYGSTSYDTLSQTTQDYSKGGYSSSVSQQSKTQAVSNQSQAGTGSDLTSSMYGKGHVALNKVNSYEKQSFHSGTPPPFNMPNTQTAGGTSAQPYGMYLPMPAAGHHNMIHQPIHQVHSDLPLQVVVGEGEDSHVLINESGPQVTYQIWQDDNPDDSQDESVEPHCNNFEQDIDSYQDDVSGISFFAD; via the exons CAAGGCTGCAAATACCACGGCCGATGGCGCCGCTGGTGATGGCGACTGGGCCGATGGCAATGCGAACGCGGACAAGCGGGAAAAGTCACGGAACCGGAGCTCAAATCGCGGTGGCACCCGCGGCTCCACCGACAGTCGTGGAT GGCGCGGAAGAGAGACACGCGAGAACGAGCGCAACCAACGCGAGTCTCGTGAACCTCGCTCTGGCGGCGACCGCGGAGAGGATCGTACTAACGACAACTATCGCGGACAGCGCAACGGCGGCCCACGCAGTGGACCCGGAGGCGGCGGGCGCGGCGGTGGCTTCGTCTCGCGTTCCGGCCGTGGTGGCGGCCGCATGGGCGGACGCACCGGTGGTCCACGAGGCGATCGCGGCAGCGGAGGCACTGGTGGTGGTTATGGACCTCGCAGTGGCAACGCTAACGAGGACCACCACGAAGTGGAGCTGTGGGACAATACCATTGCCCAGAATGCCgagaagcagcagcaggctCATGACGATGCCTGGGGCGATTGGAATAACGAGGAGTACGAGGGCTCGCTTAAGGACAGCAAGGTGTTCACCACCAGCAACCTGGCAACGCAAACCGCTGCTAGCGTGGTTAGCGGTACTGGAGCGAGTGGTACAGGTGCCTCTACGGTGGCTGGCAGCGAGTTGTCTGCGCCACCCGGTCTCGAACACCAGTTGGTGCAGCAAGGGTCTCTTCTAGAGGAGAGCTCCAGCAGCGGGCCAGTGCCAGTCACGCCGCCGGCAACGCTGACCGGCTCGGCGACCACGCCGCTGTTACAGTACAGCGCAGCGGTCAGCAATCCACCGCCCCAGCTGCAGTCCCAGGGTACGCAGTCAGGAGCTGGAACGGGAGCGAGCGCCGCGGCCGGCGGTGGAGCGGGCAGCACACCGTCATCCTTTGTTTCCGCGTCACCCGACACATTCTCAAGTGCGGCCTCGGCGGCCGCCACGCTGGTGCACCAGgtccaacagcaacagcaactccagcagcagcagacgaCGCCCATCAAGCCGTCGGCTACGTTGTCGGTCGAGCAATCTCAGTATTTCAACTCGTTGGCCAGCCAGGGCGTCAGCCCAGGTTCCGCAGCGGTACAGCCGGCGCCAGCGGGTTATACGCAGAACCCGGTGGCCGCTTACTCGCAAACGAGTACTAGCGTGGGTGTGAGTCAGTACCCCAACACGTATGCCAACGTGTTTGCCTCAGGAGCGGGAGCAGGAGCTGGCCCTGGCGAGCAGTCGCAGCAGCAACCGCAAGTGCGAAGGACGCGCGTCAAGCTGCCACCCCCCTCGAAGATCCCGGCGAGTGCCGTCGAAATGCCTGGAGATAATGCACTGAACAACATTGGCTACCTGGACGTGCAGTTCGGCGCTCTAGACTTTGGCACGGACGATGGCTTCGAGGCACTGCCTGAAAAGGTTGGATCGGGCTTTAGCATTGACggtcagcagcagcaacagcagccagATGACTACCAGAGCAAatcccagcagcagcagcaacaacagcaggcGACGCTTGCGGCGGGTCTGCAGAGTTCTCAGATC AGCGATGCCTTAAGCGCGGCGGGCTATACGAGCCGCTCGAcggcgcagcagcagcaacagggcGTTAGCTCGGCGGTCAATGCCACCACGGCGCTCGATCAGCTGGCCAAGAGCGATCCTTACGGTCAGACGGCCGGCAGTGGTAACGCCTACCAGAACGCATACCAAAGCAGTGGAGCGGGCAAGACGACCAGCGGCTACCCGACAACGGCGCCCGGCGGCTATAGCAGCTCCACCTACGCGAATGTGCAGAGCTCGGTGGCGAGCAGTTACCAGCAGCAGGGATACGGCTCGTACCAGCCCAGTTCCTACCAGCAGCAGGCTGGCACCGGAGCACAGAGCGGTACAGGTGCGGTAGCGGGCGGCGGAGGCGCGGCGACGCAAAACATTCCGGTCggaggcagcagcagccaaaACAGCACTAG CGGCAATGCGAGCTCTGCCTACCTCACATCCGGATACTCGACACCACAAAGTGCTTACCAGTCAAGCCAGAGTGTTTATGGCAACACTGGACTGTCCAACAACAGCGG GTTCGCTGGCAGTGCGAGCAACGCGTCCTCGCAGTACGCAAATTTCAGTGCCAGCGCCAAGCTCAAGGATGCGACCTCGGCCAGCAGCGCCGCGCACTACGACAG TGTCTCCACCAGCAGCGGCgtgagcagcagcagcggaagCACAGGCAACGGTGGTGCGGTGAGCGGACAGGCAGGTGCTAACCAGGCGGTCGTTTCAAACA ATAATGTGAGCGGCAGCAGCTCGGTCAGCAATGTGACGGCGGGCGTTGCGAGCGGCAACGTGGCCGGCGTGGGCGGAGGCGTCAGCCAGAGCGGCGTAAGTAGTGGAGTCGGCGTGGCCGGTGGCAGCGCGGCCAGCGTCGGTGTGAATGtgaacaacaacagcagcagcgccAGCTCGGTGGGAGCAGCTGCCGTTGCCCAGACGGCCACAGGAACCACCGCTGCGGTGCTGGCCTCGCTGACCAACAagaacagcagcagcagcaatagcAGCGGCAGCGGTGGCAGTGTTGCCACGACGGCGGGCAACGCCGGCGGACCAGGTGCGGGAGCGAGCACCGGCGGCGTGGGCGGCGCATCGGGTGCTGGTGGTGCTGGTAGTGGTggtggcagcggcagcggcttGGTGCCCACCAACATCCAAATGGTTAGTCAATATATTCAGACTGGATTGCCATACTATCAGCAACCAGTGTATTCCTACGAGGAATTGCAAATGATGCAACAGAGAGTGCCACATGTG CAGGGATATTACGATCTAAACTATCCGCCAGCCAGTTTAGGAGCTGGACGTGACAACCTCGGCTCGGTGACGTATTCTGCAATGAATGACGGTCGCTTTGCCCGCACTGACAATAACTCCAGTCCGGTTGGCAAT GTTTCCAGCACAATGTCTCAACAGGCGGGCTCAAGTGCGCCCATGCTGAATGTTCCTTATGCCTACTTCTATGGCGGCAATGTGATGCCCGGTAGTTTCCAATATGGCACGCCCGCCATTTATCCA CAAATACCGGCAGCCAACACTGCCTCTGGTCAACAGTTCCCGAAGCCTTCGTACAGCGCGGGCTATGGCTCGACCAGCTATGACACCCTTTCGCAGACCACGCAGGATTACAGCAAGGGCGGCTACTCGTCAAGCGTGAGCCAGCAGAGCAAAACGCAGGCGGTGTCCAACCAGTCGCAGGCAGGCACTGGATCCGATCTGACCTCGTCTATGTACGGGAAGGGACATGTGGCGCTAAACAAGGTTAAT TCGTACGAAAAGCAGAGTTTCCACTCGGGCACTCCGCCGCCGTTTAACATGCCCAACACGCAGACGGCTGGTGGCACCTCGGCCCAGCCGTACGGCATGTACTTGCCGATGCCAGCGGCCGGACACCACAATATGATCCACCAACCCATTCATCAGGTACATTCAGACTTACCACTCCAGGTTGTTGTAGGCGAAGGGGAGGACAGCCATGTCCTCATCAATGAGAGTGGTCCGCAAGTAACATATCAGATCTGGCAAGACGACAATCCTGACGACAGTCAGGATGAAAGTGTCGAGCCCCATTGCAATAACTTTGAGCAGGATATCGACAGCTATCAAGACGACGTCAGCGGTATATCCTTCTTTGCCGACTGA